Proteins encoded in a region of the Apostichopus japonicus isolate 1M-3 chromosome 19, ASM3797524v1, whole genome shotgun sequence genome:
- the LOC139959735 gene encoding suppressor of cytokine signaling 2-like, whose product MIFHMPPREMSVDARGNVRTVVEGASGSGRSSQEDMDRLCSALNTLYTSGWYHGAMTYKDAKRKLREADNGTFLVRDSSDANYLFSLSVKTPRGTTSVRIEYDEGKFSLDSDDAIKSNAPSFDCVVRLITHYIELSKAEIDTNANKMKQRKGSGQFVWLEPSGRKDTDATIKKPLRSDVPSLQHLCRCTINSQLKEQGKIKTLDLPGKLKSYLMDYPFDL is encoded by the coding sequence GTTGATGCTCGGGGCAATGTCCGAACTGTCGTAGAAGGTGCGTCGGGGTCTGGGCGAAGCAGCCAAGAAGACATGGACAGATTGTGTTCAGCTTTGAACACGTTGTATACCTCAGGATGGTACCACGGTGCCATGACGTACAAGGACGCTAAAAGAAAGCTCCGTGAAGCCGACAACGGGACTTTTTTAGTTCGCGACAGTTCGGACGCTAACTACTTGTTCTCCTTAAGTGTTAAAACGCCGAGAGGGACGACGAGTGTTAGAATCGAATACGATGAGGGGAAATTTAGTCTGGACTCAGATGACGCCATCAAAAGTAATGCCCCGTCTTTCGACTGTGTGGTACGACTCATAACACACTACATAGAGCTTTCGAAGGCAGAGATAGACACGAACGCTAACAAAATGAAACAGCGGAAAGGCAGCGGTCAATTCGTTTGGTTGGAGCCCTCCGGCAGGAAGGACACCGATGCCACCATAAAAAAGCCACTACGTTCCGATGTACCGTCCTTACAACATTTATGTCGGTGCACCATAAATAGCCAACTCAAAGAACAGGGCAAAATAAAAACTCTAGACTTACCGGGTAAACTAAAGAGCTACCTCATGGATTATCCCTTTGATCTATAG